Genomic segment of Populus nigra chromosome 6, ddPopNigr1.1, whole genome shotgun sequence:
ccaccacctagatggttcaaTAACGTGTTTAAGCATACATACATTGCTTCATTGAAGATGATAAAGAGTCGTTTAATTTATTTGCGGTTCTGGATTTAAATCTCAAAATAATCAATTGATCAAATGATATATTCATGTTAGTTTTTAAGATGATCTCAAGTTTCAGTACTTATATATAGCAAAGATGTAATGGATTGCCATATAATTAGAAGATATATACAAGGTTGCTTGCCGGAGATATTATATTGATACAACATGATGATCGGCGAAACCCGCAAGGATATATCCTCATTGCACCAAAGATTTAAACGTGGCACTAGAAATTAAGAGTTCATGTgctccttttttctcttttcttttccctgtGGCCAAGTTTCATAACTCTCAACCGTGCTTTAGCCCTGTAGACATAATTATACTAGAAAATAACCCTTTGAGCTTGTGATCCCTATGATTGAGACAGGATTTTATATAGTGCCTTCGAGCCTAATCATACACCCGACCTCAACGGCAATGCAGAAGTCCTTGTCTATTTGTCCGTGCAAGTCACACGGCTACATGGTATATATTATATACCAGGCATGGCATATGATTTTTTGGAGTAAacgaaaaaaacattatgattaGTCTTGATCGAGTGGTCGGCGGAGCAAATAGAGCAATGCATGCCGACTTTTTAATGGCTAATATCATACTACGGAAAGGGTTCTTCTTCGGACTGTGACTCTGTTGGTGACATATGCCCCAGATTCAAAAGAGGAACAGGAGATGTCATGACTCgttgagaaaagaagaaaaaagcagCAGAAAGGTCATTGAAGGAGGGTTTCTATCTTTTCGTTCAGTGTCGGGTAAGAGTTTAAGCAGGCTCAACTGATCACCATCACCTGCATAATTGTCTGATGGATGATCGATAAGTTATTAACCATCTTGGTTACGCACTAGATCAACTCTATCAGGGAAAGGAAGGGAGAAAAAAAGCACCAAATCCCCGAAGGGTTTTTTTAGCTTAGAAACTGGACAAGACATGACCATGTGAAAAAGACAGTTCCTATGAAATTATACATTTGAGAAAACAATTATTAGATGTTTTGATTAGAATCATATAAAATGTTGTATAATTAAGCTGTATGCATtgcttatttaaaataatataatttcattgaaaaaaactgATATTATTCTTTCGCATACACTTAATGGAAACGCTGAGAGAAAAATAGTATGAATAAGATTtcgataataaaaaagaaattaaaacacgGGATTATCCTGCATATAAAAGGTCATCTATAGCAGATTTACGATTCCAGCTTAGAATAACAGAAGTTCCGTCATTCGTGAACcaggaaaaaatatatacaagaagAAGGAGCACTAGCACATGGTGGTATGGAACATGAGATGGACTGCAGGACTTGGGCTTCTGAGCAGGCCAGAAGGCCCATGAGACTAGAAGTATTTTATGAACCGTTTTCTGATTTGTAGGCCGGATACAGATTTACGTGGGCTCTAGCGGACCTGCACAGTAAAAAAATGAGGAATGGAGCCATTGCAGCCGAACCCGAATTGGTTCGGTTAAATCGTTGTGAGAGACTCGAGGAATAATAGGATGCAAAAAAGTGgcagtgttgtttttttttcagttttttttgaaaataaattaaaataatatatatatatatttttaaaatattatttttacatcagcatatcaaaacaattaaaaacaaaaaaaatattattttaaaaaatactcataaaacataaaaacaagctAACTGGCTTTAAACTCAAACATTCAATAATTTATCGTAGCCTTGTAGCAAACATGGCCGCAAAagcaataattgattaattttaataaaaaaggtgTTTCCATGTATATTTTCGGATTTCAATGATATACTAATATAGCCATATGCAATCTCAAAATTTGGGTAtgctaaataaattttaaattttgtttgatctCAGTAATTTCACAGCAGAGGATTGTTGTAATTCACTCCTATGATATTGTATAATGTCACATAAGGTATTATCCTTTCCATGAATTCTATACAGAATccgtttttatttaattaaaaagattctGCCTTTCAAGAAGGAAATGAACAGGATATCTCTCAATCACCATCCTACCACCTCCATCTCAGCCATTATGCTGTCCGTTTTGGGGTCCTTTCCTTTCCAAGCACGCACCTGCCTGCATAAACAATGAGTATATTCCGccgaaataaatttaattaaacacaGACACTCTAGTCAAATGGCAATTCGAACTTCCAAGTGTGAACAAAAATTTGGATCCTAAGCCGTCACTGCATATCccaatcataaattaaatttaaaaataaaataaccatatAGATATAGTTAGTATTCACATGAAATGGAACAAATACACTGGCAAAAAGGTTGGGTGCTCATACAGTTCACACCTACCCAGAGTCTATACGTTTTAgattctttcctcttttttctcccACGTCGGCAATGGTACCTCTGCATAAATACTGAGAGCTCAGCGAGAGTTGTCTGTCCAAAATTGACAATGGGGTATTGGTGTATCAATCTTTTGACAATTGTTTCACTTCTGCTTCTGTTTCCAGTGATTAATGGTTGGGGAATTGATGGACACCTCACAGTATGCAGAATTGCTCAGGTCTTTAAGCTTCTCTTTTGCTCTTATATCGTTATGTGCGATCGatgtgtgtttttcttcttttagggATCAATATCTATTTTGTGCTTGTGCTTTTGTGCTGTAACAGTCCCGCTTAAGTGAAGCTGCTGCAGATGCTGTCAAGCAACTGCTGCCAGAATATGCAGGGAATGACTTAGGGAGTGTGTGCTCATGGGCAGACGAGGTTAGGTTCCGTTATCATTGGTCAGCCCCTCTTCATTTCATCAATACCCCAGATGTTTGCAACTACAAATACACTAGTAAGTTGCTCTTCTGCTTGTATATGAAATACCATCCCCGTTTTCTCTCTGTCCCTTTTTCCCTTCCCTGTTTGTATTGCTTCTAAGTCagaccagttttttttttttttttttctggtgttAACTGCCCGTAGAAAGACGAAAGCCGAATTTGGTGGTTCTGCTTTAATTAGCCATTGCTGCAGGtgtttactttttcttttttatgctcaGGGGATTGCGAGGATGATACTGGTGAAAAAGGAAGGTGTGTTGCTGGGGCAATTAACAATTACACTACCCAGCTTCTTACCTACAACAGTGGTTCCTCGCAAGCTGATTGTAATGAAAACAAATTGTTATTCATCAATCTTCCCTGCCTGTCATCATAAATCTTGCTAACGAAATGAGTTGATTTATCAGATAACCTGACAGAAGCCCTTCTCTTCCTTTCTCATTTTATGGGAGACATCCATCAGGTGTGAGAAAATTGCACTTTTTATTCCGCAATATTGTGTTCATTGTCGAGTCAATGCTTTTCGCCTTTGTAGATGAtagtaatgttttttcaatgcagCCTCTACATGTGGGTTTTGCTTCAGACAAAGGAGGCAACACCATTGATGTCCATTGGTACAGAAGGAAACAAGTCCTTCACCATGTCAGTCCAACTGCCAAACGTTGTCGAAAATGCCTCGGCCTTTAACAAAAAAGCTTAACGTTGTGCTAATGTCAATGCTTACAGATTTGGGATGCCAGTATAATAGAGACAGCAGAGGAAAGATTGTACAACTCAAACGTGGATGACTTGGTTGATGCCGTTCAGAAAAATATCACGGTACTCTTCTTCAAAGATTTGAACCAAATGAAATACGTTTGGCCCAATAAATCTGTTCGTTTTCTTCACCCTTTCTGacataactttcttttttttttattctctgttgCCTTTGGCAATAACCAAACAACAGAATGACTGGGCAGATTTAATTCCAGGATGGGAGACCTGCAGCCTTAACAAGACAGCCTGCCCGGACATGTATGTTTAACATCCTCGATTTATTAGGAGACGAACAATTTATAAGGAATTTCTTTCTCACCATAAGATTATTTTGCGACAATATCGATGTCTGTTCAACCCTAGTCAcgcctgtaattttttttcctgcctgttttctatattttcaaCCCTTGCATGTAATTAAACTTAATTCAAACAGCTAGGATGGACGTTGATTAACTTGATTCTGgattttattattacaataattcatacattaatcttaaaaataaaattgtttgttttatagATACGCATCTGAAGGTATCAAAGCAGCATGCGATTGGGCATATAAAGGGGCGACTGAAGGGACCGTGTTAGAAGGTTGGAAAGATGCAAGATATCCTTCTGAGGTTTACTGGTTTGAGTGCATGCACTTGTTATTCGATTAATCAGAAAAAATAAGACCATCTCTTTTGCATTGCAGATGATTATTTCCTATCCCGTTTACCGATTGTGAAATTGCGGTTAGCTCAAGGTGGGGTTCGTCTGGCAGCCACGCTCAACCGCATTTTTCAGTGACGAATATTTGGTTCTGGAATTAAATAGAGCATCCTGAAGCCTTATCTATGCAATGTATCCCAAACTTTGAGGCATTGTTTGCAAATGTAATACTACATATTGTCTTCTAAAAACTCAAGCACtctgatttttcttaaaatttagtttaaatcAAACAAGTACAGATAGACATATAATTGTAGATACTGTTACAAGCAATGGTGGTACAAGGAAAAAGCAGTACTTTCAACATACATTCCATGAAAATAACAAGTTTTTGAGAAACTACAGAATACAGATCATTCAATGCATTTAACAAAACATCGAGAGGTTGAACTTTGTGGGGAATTCATTGCAACACcaccttttttttaacacaaattaTTTACAGCTGGATCAGCTCAAATATCTATACAAGAAATAGAGAAATGTAGTCTAAATCCAAGTTTACAACATAgcatacttttctttttttaaggtttCTTCACTACCAGAACGGGGCACTTTGCATTGTGAAGACAGTAACTGCTCACACTTCCTTGGATAGCTCTGTGTAAAGATATTGGAATCAGAACCCAGAAATGCTATTTGAAGTTAGTATAATAACTTAAAAGCGTGTTtagcagtgtggttgcgggtgcttttcaaataacttttcatgccaaaatgcatgccaacgatgttttttcattttttaaaaatcatttttgacatcagcacatcaaaacgatccaaaacgtacaaaccatattaaattttagcaaaaaaaaaaaaaattcaaattttttgggaacgcagccgcagccgcgttcccaaacaggcTCTAACTGGCAGAATAAGTAAAATGTTAACTGTGATCGTCAtttgtcaaataaaaagaaagagggaaaaaacTAGGAAAGCATAACTGGATAAACCAAGTGAAAATGTTTCTTCTATCTGTTGCTTCTCGTGAAGATTTGGACTAGTAGAAAACATTCTAATAAGTTTTCACATCCTTCTTTAAAACAGCAAGGAAGACTGTGGATGGTTGAAAGGTATATGATCGTAACTCGAACTATAATACATTCTGCGTCTAAATGCAAGAACTAAACCTACTGACTCATGAgtcatcaataaatattttcatatcctTGTCACATTTTCTCAAGCAACTTTTAACAGTACCAATTTtcataaacaacaaaacaattcTGTTTTATCTTGGTCTCAATGACACCGAACATTTCTGATGTTAGGCTTCAAGTTGATGAATTGATGAAAAATGAgtgctttgtatttttattttttttaacttgcacCATCATCCCAGCTACAGTCGATGAATTGTAAAATTTGTATGTAACAGCATCAGAGAGATAGTTTTTACTTAAGCTACTGAGCATCGAAACAGATATAAATTTGTAAACCCTTTTGTAGATAGGAGAGGATTAACCTTTTGATTTTGCCAATGCCGCGCTCCCCTAGAACAAGCAGGCTAATATTGAGCCTTTGAACTGCATCGCATATGGCTGTTTGAGGATCACCCACCTCTGTTAATGTCTCAGCATCAAcctttgaaaaacaaagtaataaaTGTAAGTCCTCTTTTACACACATTGGCATGCCCCATAAAATCAAATGCAAATTAGGGCTTTAATATCTTGGACGGTTGTGAAACAATTGAATTTCATGCTAATCAGTATAGAACAGAGAAACGTGAGCGTACTCCTCGACCAGCACAAATTTCTTTAGCTTTCTCCAGCAAAGCAAACGCGATCTTCTTATTCTGCTCTTGGATAGTGTAAGTATACTCCGGATCTGTCACACACAACATAAATAATTTGAGCGTACAATTTCCAACATCCAGAATCCAGATGTTGGTCTATTTCTCCTAAGATTCTATACCAGtcaatcaaaattttagtaacaaaaagaaaatagaggaTCTTTGCACAAAAACACACTCGGACGGACCGAGGAATAGTAGATTCGAAGGATCCTTTTCCTCtacttttagagaaaaaaaaaaaactttttatgtgGACACTGCAAACTCCTTGGACATGTTTTGGTTCACTAAGGATTTGAATGAAATACGAATCTCCTTTTGATTTCTCAACAATATGCTTTGGTTCCgcaaaaaaaagaattacaactccaatagaaatcaaatcctGTAACTTCAGATTTTGTATATATAAGAAATAGAGGAAAAAAGGAGCACTTACTGGCTGAAACCGAGCAGTACATGCGAGCAGAACTGAGAGCAGCGGCAGTAAAAGAATGGTTATTGCTGGGAGGAGGCTGTGCCGTGAAGATAACTAGAGGTGATTTAGTGATAGATTCCTCAAGATTGTCAAGCACCCACATGAGAGCATAGTGGCTATACTCACCATCATCAACGGCAACCATCACTTTCCTCTCAAGTGGTACCCCTCCATTTTCCGTCACGTGCTCCGCCATTTTCTAGGGTTTGAAGTAATGAAGCACAGAGAGATGCAAAAGTTCACTTCTGGTTTGGAGATAAAAGATGCAGGAGCCAAATGGTCGTGTCTGTTTGTTGAAGACAGCAGCTGCCAGTAGCTTCTGCCTTGTGGGTTGTGAAATGGTGGTAAAGAGAAACAAGTGGCGGTTTTAACAAGGTCAAAACGGCCAGTCAAATATCAAGAAGTTCTGTGCATTAGACACgtgaaaaaaaactacttttcttCATAAATCCTGCTTTCCTAGGACTTTTTTATTAGGTTTCTTTGGAagtaaagaaatatattaaaataattttatttttaataatttattttttatattagtatgtaaaaaaatctaagaatatttaaaaaataatttaaaattttttaaaaaaaattcaaaaacatgacACCGCAATAGCAAACAACATAGATATCCAAACGTATGACACCACAAAATTTATCCAGAAGACCTTTTGGACATGGTCCCCAGAAATAGGAGGAGGATATTCAAAATATTCGTCTTAAGATGTGATTCAGTGTTGTTTTGGTAGACAAGTCAGTTTGGTATTGCGAtggctgttgtggttgtggtttggaaaaaatagttttataaaaagtatttttagttgtggttggtttgaaaaatatatgtttggtgaaaactgtggttaaaattgaggttaaataaaaaataatttattgtgtttgattaaaaattatagttcaatttaatattataatacaaTTACCTAAAAGGAATTCattcataatattaataattacagATAGTTTGCtattcttcttctgtttctgttaataaagagaaataaatgAAACAATTGCAATTTAAACTTTCAAGAGTAAAAACAGTTGATTTATCAAGGGAAATACACAGATCCGTTTGTCTAAAGATTGGTCACTGCAATAAACATCACTTTCTACATTTACGTTTCACTGTAAGGGACAAAGTGAGGCGTCGTTAATGGACTGCACACCAACTGTTGTTTTGCTAGCTTCTCATTTCGACAAGAGACCCGCAGAAAGTCGTCACAACCTCAGAAGGTTCAACCGAGGGATTGGAGGGGGGGCCAGCCAGGAAGAGGATAAGCTGGTAATTTCTTATCTCTGCTATCTCTAGAAAAGTTGAACCTGTGgttaaacttgcaaaaaaacaatattttactgCTTCTCTAAAATCATGGTCCTGCTTCATTTTACTGGTGTGACctgcattttaaatttttgtaacaTGTGATAACCAAACATATGTATcactatgttttttaaattttaaaaaacacaaacactaCCGTCTAGATAAAGGGAGCCTTAAGGCTGAATGTTAAAATATGTCACCATTTATTTAATCGGACGTTTTAAACATTCGGTCATGGTATTTATTACCTTTACTTTTGAAATATGACGctttcactctctctctcttttttttttattttaggattgCTATTTCCACGTGCTCACAACATATTACTCTAAAATGTACGAAATATacttattgtttaaaatattaatgatatcttttttaatgaGTGCTGTATatggctttaaaaaaaattgagcatgAGACATATGGAAGATTGTCcggtttctttttcttattatcaagtaaaaacactaaaatatgtGGGATAAGTATTGTTCGGATAATATTATgcatccttttatattttaccatggatttattattcatatttgttttccaattaactttttaaactttttttttgtgtgtgattACATCCTTTTTAAGCCAAGTTCAAGAGCAATCGAGTAAAATTtgttaactaaatataaaattaaaaaacaaggattagaatagaaaatatatcataaatagGTGatgttttcaaaattcaaataaaaaatttaatttagtccttgtactttaaaaattatacatattcgGTACCTCAATATTTTCtccatttaattttgatataaaaatttattttttagtctctgATTcgagaaaaaagataaagaagtgGTTAAACTTTGatgatagagagagaaaaatatcgTTAACGACGATTTAAGCTACCAAAATGATCGATATTTGTAccaaatgattcaatttaatgaggAGAGTTcatattaagtatttttttaactttaaagttGGTAAAAACATAGATCCGAGCccgaaatgatttttttattttaggttgattttgatttttgattttttgaggtTTTTAGGTTATTGATAGGTTTATCATGGTTTTCTATAGTGTTTTGGATGAAAAtgggttaaaaaacaagttcttgtgtaaaaaacaccttaaatcCTGATTTTTCGGACACTATAATGGCTGAAATCTTAGCAAAATCACACAAcgtgtctttttattttttttcaaaaacgttgGGTAGATGATATGTCATCCaccccatataaaaaaaaaagacccaagCATGCGGGGCCTAACAAAATTTGTCAAGCCTAGCAACACCTTGccttatgctttttatttttaaaaattattcttttttatttatatttaaattaatataacttatctcttttattttgtttgtggagtctcttttaaaatattgatattttttgttattttgtatatatttaatttcttaagcgatttttcttttatgtgtgtgtgtgtgtgtgtaacctttatattttcaaataatgttttttattttttgataatatttataatatgttcagccttacatgatatttttttccttttattttaatcaattaatttaatatatttatctatttatattatcatttgtttgaataaaaaacattattttaataaataaatttagcaaacacaaccaGGTAAATGTCTCGTCTTGCAAGATAAAAGATCTTGATTTATATCcgtctcttgattttttcaattttattcctagTTGTCGTTTGtgactcttttttaaaaaaattattaacacacataattttggatttatttaattacatgcatgcataaatgtttttattttctacaaaaaCAAGTCGAGATAgcttgtatatataatttttttgttgaaaaaaaatggatcGCAGCAAAGCACTTGTCACATAACTAGTAGTATATATACACTAAAAAAGGTAATGCGTTTACTATGTACCATCTCATGAAACACTAGTTATttcaatagtattttttttctttgccttttttttaaaaaaaaaaactatatttcttTCTCTAATTTGATACATCAACATTTAGTTTATTGGAAATTGACCTTTATAAttattatggtttgttttatagGTGGTTACCTCAGTTTCATAACCCAGATCACAAGTTTTACGAGTTGACtcagttgactcgagttttttttaatctttttaaattgagtttgtttaattttatctttcagcatttgattgattatgaattagacttcatgattatttttggtttgctttctataaggttatttcgATCTTATGACTTGAGTTGCGGGTTAACttagttgactcaagttttttttttatctttttttaattgataccttttcattttcatccttcaGCATCAAGTTGACCATGAATcaagtttcatgatttatcgctgcttgctttctatgaggttatcccaATTTTATGACTCGGGTCATGTGTTTTGCGAGTTAACTTGGATAGACTCATGTCGTTTTATTGTATCAtgttttagattaaatttttcttaaaatttcaatatttaacaatgagtttattaaaaattaaatttcataaatttttttgatttgttttctacgaGGTTATCATAATCCTCTGATCTTAGTCACGAGTTTGACCAgttaactcatgtttttttttgtttttttatgaggttatctcggtctcataacCTTAATCATGAGTTTGACTGTTAactcacatatatatatatatattaatttttttcaatttcttttttattttaatttgttttatatagaattatcatagtctcatgattTAAGTTAAAGATTTGACAATTTATCCTAAATTGgctcaaatcaatttaatatgttaccgtttcaatatattttttttaaaagatattatctttaatttttgtaaatcaaacaacattttattaattattcagGTTATTTTTAGACCCATCAAACCGATAAAGTCACTGAAAAAAACTGCAAGAAAGAATCCTTTTGTAGCGCCATAGTTTACTTTTTGTTACCTGTAAATCAATCTTATCCCAAAATAAGGGCAGAGTcggataattaattttttgtcttATCCCAAACGCTAGAAATATAGAATATGTAATAATGATGACAAAGACGTGGGGATCAAATTATCAATCACGTGCTCAACACGATAATATAATGTCATCTAATCATctgtgaattatattttttttatttggttacaaatatttttagtattgtaATGGAGATTTTTTAAGGGTTTCATTTCAGTCcttgagtttttaaaaaatatcgatCTTAggcttgatattttatatttatttacaaattgGTCTTTATTTGAAAGTTGTTTTGTCcttgaatttctttaaaatcaCATTTTAGTCTTGATGATAAATTTCTTTGCAATCAAGTCCCTATGCAATTACTCTCAATCATGTAATTTGTTCATcacataatgtttttatattatacttataatGTAATGAGTCACGATCGAATTATAATGGTTTATTACATTGCAAATTTGGAAATTActcaacaaaatataaaatgtaatgGGATGCATATGCTTTTTCGAAACAGTCCAGGCCAATGAATTTTCGAAACAAAGGAATGCGGATGCTTTTTCTCTTTGTGACCATGCAAATCGCCATGTCCTTTTCATCTACTTTCGGTTTCTGAATCCTTTATCTGTATATTTTTACTAATGGACAGATATTTCTGAAATTACAACGTTCTGTTTTGTTCAGGCTCGTGCCCAGCTAATAGTCAACGCTTGGTTGTAGACAGACCGAGTCTCAGGTGATC
This window contains:
- the LOC133696294 gene encoding endonuclease 2, which gives rise to MGYWCINLLTIVSLLLLFPVINGWGIDGHLTVCRIAQSRLSEAAADAVKQLLPEYAGNDLGSVCSWADEVRFRYHWSAPLHFINTPDVCNYKYTRDCEDDTGEKGRCVAGAINNYTTQLLTYNSGSSQADYNLTEALLFLSHFMGDIHQPLHVGFASDKGGNTIDVHWYRRKQVLHHIWDASIIETAEERLYNSNVDDLVDAVQKNITNDWADLIPGWETCSLNKTACPDIYASEGIKAACDWAYKGATEGTVLEDDYFLSRLPIVKLRLAQGGVRLAATLNRIFQ
- the LOC133696295 gene encoding uncharacterized protein LOC133696295, with the protein product MAEHVTENGGVPLERKVMVAVDDGEYSHYALMWVLDNLEESITKSPLVIFTAQPPPSNNHSFTAAALSSARMYCSVSANPEYTYTIQEQNKKIAFALLEKAKEICAGRGVDAETLTEVGDPQTAICDAVQRLNISLLVLGERGIGKIKRAIQGSVSSYCLHNAKCPVLVVKKP